One Flavobacterium cerinum genomic window, TCGGATAAATCAGTTTATAAACCTCTTTTCTAAAAAGGAACAAATTATTATACAACCAACTTATGTTTACAGGTCTTTCATTAATATCCTCTTTCATAAACGGATACAGTAAAATTATAGTTTCTCTGATTTTTTCAGAGAGTACTGCATTTCCATTTTCTTCCCGGTCATGAAGGAATTCACCTTTTAATACATAATCAAGATTGGTCAATTTATTCAGATGTCTTGCTCTGTCCAGACTTTCCTTGTCACCTACAATGGAATATTTTATTTGAACAAGCGGATTTACATACTTTTTTGTAAGTCCGAATGCATCAAGTAATGCTTCTATTTGCTCTAATCTGAGGTTTGCCGGTTTACTATTTTTATTTTGAGGAAGTGACCACAAATATTGATAGTCTAAAATTTTATATAATAAGTCTTTTGCTGTCATTTTTTAATTTGTATATAATATTTGACGTTGCTATAAAGGTAAACTTTTGTTGTCAGCCTTGTTTTTGATTATCGTACCTCTATTTATATCCGTAAATTTTTAGTCCGTCTTCTGTTCTATCATACTCAAATTGACCCAAAAGGTTTATTATTTTTTCAAGTGTATCTAATGGTTGATCAATAATTTCAGAGGTTAATTTTTCATTTCTGTTCCAACGTTCTGTTTCATATTTGTCAGGAATCAATAGCCACTCTATTTCTTTGAACTTAAATGGTCCTAATTCGCTTACATCACCAAAACCTGTTTCATCAAATCCGCCAAAATGGAATTTATACTTTCTGTCGGTTAATAGGAATTTAATGTATGCCGAATGGATTTTTATGTTTTCATTTTCAATTTCTGAAAATAATTTAAACCATTTTGCATTATTCATAAAGGAAGTTCGTTTTAAAATTTCCTTTTCCAACTTACTTGCATGGATTGAATAATTGTCTTTATTATTTGTCATAATACGTATACGGTTCTTTCAGGTTATATTTTTGTTTCACCTCGGTTGCCCAGGTGAAATATTCCTCTTTAAAGTTGTTAAAGTTACATGGAATACCTTTTGTCCAGTACATATCACCGTGGACTAACAACATAGCCCAATGAAACTCTAATTCGTGGGTAATAAATTCAACGTCAGAAATTGTTCTGGGTACTTTTATCAGGTAGGAATTATTTAGTTTTTCAGTTGCTAAATCATAGTCTATCTTTCCATAGTTGACCATGATATGCTTTACAAATTCACAAAAGGAATATTGATTAAACAGTACTCCTGTTTCGTCATCTTCAATTCGAAGTCCGTCTGTGATACTTTCAGTTATTAGTTTGTCCCATACTCTCATGTCCGGACTACACCAACCTGTAACAATGTCAAGTATATCATAGGCGTTGTCCCGTAAAGTTTCATCATTTGAAAAGTCGATGGCTAATTGTTCCACAAGTTTTTTAGCGGTTTCCTGTTCTCCTCCTGAATCCTTAAAGTCTAATAGAATCTTTTGAATGTCTTTATTAAAACAGTCATCCTGTTCTATTTTCTCTTTTAAAATTTCTTGTAGTTCCTTGTCGGTCATTTTTTTATATGGTGTGGTTCTAAACAGCTTAGTGAAACGGTGATATGTAAAACCGTTTTTAGCGGTAACATTTATAAATGGTAAGTTATGAGCTATTTAGAATATATATTCATAATATATTTGATAAGTTGCTGTTTTTCAGAATCATTTGGTGGTACAATTTCTTGAATTTCATTAACAAATATTTTCAAAACCTTAAATTCTTTTTTGTAATCTTTATCAATTAGCTTACAACCTTTAAACTTAATTCTACCTAAATAATATTTGTTATGCTTTATTTTTTTTAAAAAGTATTTTTTATCAGTTTCATTTAGATTACCATCATCTTGATAATGAAAATAAACCAGTCTAAAGTTAGTATTAAAATAATAGTCCAGGTCTTTTTCTTTTGTTTCAATACATTTTTCATTTTTAAAAGAAAAAGGATATTTGTAAAATTTTAAGCCATTTGAAGTTCTAATTTTTAATTCTAACTCGTCATCTTCAACTTCTACATTTTCTTTATTAAAATGAACACTGATTTTCATATAATCAATAGGAATATAATAGTACTCATTTATTTCTTTTAACCCTTGACTTGAATTATCGATACATAATATATATCCATCATAGCTTTCTTGAGAAAATAATGACTCTGAAAATAAAAGAAGTAATAAGAGATTAATAATTCGTAGCAACATTTTACATTTAGAATTCATTATTTATGAAATAGTTATTGTCTTGATAAATTTGCTACTTACGTCTCTTTAGCTTTAAGAAGTTGTTTCTTTATCCCTAACCTTTCCATCACGACAGAAATCAAATATAGAAAAATACATTCAATCTCAATTTCTTAAAACCGCTGTCGTTTTTATTTTTTTATATTCCTTTTCCGTATTAATCCAATGCTTTTTACACATCCAGCTATTTATAAAATAAGAGAATTCAATACTTAATTTTCTAAAATAATTTCTTTTTTCTATCGATTTTACAATGCTTTCTTCCAGCCACTTTTCATCAAATCCTGCCCATTCACCTGCTATGTTTGATAAATTAGCTTGTAAAACCGGAAAAACTTCATATTTGTTGATATTTTTTATTTCTTCCAGACTAAACGGACTTTCTATCATTTTTAAAGCAATTCGTTTAAAATCTTTTTGTTCAAGTTCGGTATCAAGATAGAACTCCGATAGCGCTATCCATATTGGTTTTCGTTCGCTTATATTCATCACGTTATAAATGTACACTATGTTCGCGGCTTTGTGTAGTAGCTCTAATTTAAGAAAAAGTAATCCAAAGCACTTGATATTCTCTTAAAAAAAACCAGCTATTGTATATTGATATAGTTAGTTACAGTTTCTTTTATTATCGGGGAACTCTTTTTCATTCCATTTTTCAAATACTGTATTTCCGGCGGAATCGTCACTTTTATACGAACTCCATTTAAAACTACACTTTGAGCATTCATAAATTATGTAATTATAATAGCCGTCACAGCCGAAGCCTACTTTATCCAAATGCGTTACATCAGGGATTTGATTGTATTTATATTTTATTTCGCAATCGCAAACAGCCTCTTTAAGGTTGTCTTTTTCAAGATGAAATTCTATTTCTTCTGCAATTTTTGTTAGTTGGCCGGTCAATAACATTGGATTGACTAAACTATAGAATTTCCCCATAAACGGTAATTCCGAAATCTCATTTTTGTACGATTTTATTAATTTATAGAGTTCACTAAAATTGAAATTTTCGTTTTCTGCTTCAATTTGAACTAACTTTTTAAAATCATCTAAAATCTCATTATATAATTCCGATTGTTTTAATCCGTTGTCAATTTTATTAAAACTGACCCAATCTTTTTGAATTAAGTGCAACAAAAATGCTTTTATTTTATCCATAAGTCTTTAAAATAGTAGGATTACCATCCTGTAACTTTATAACTGTTGAAACTGAATTAGCCCAGTTGAATTAAAACGAAAATAGGAAAAAAGTAGCGCCGTTACAAGTCATTCCCCAATCTTTGATTTCTTTATCTATGTTCCAATACCAATAAAATTGTTAACGACAAAACCAGTCCTAAAGCGATATACGGAATGAGTGCATATTTCATTTGCTGTGACTTGTTGCCAAATAACAATTTTGCAAAACTGCTGTTGGCCGTAATTAGTATGTTTTTACAGGAATACCTTTTTTTGACATTTCAAATCGTTCTTCAATAAAATAATAAATGGCATCTAATTCATAAGTGGTTAAATTTATAAAAGAAGGCATTAGTCCCCATCCTTCTTCTCTTAAATTAACTGCAATACTATCACCAAGCTTGAACATTTGGTGTGGATTTCGGGTGTATTTATATAGCCAGTTTTTTTTCCTTCTTTTTGTTATGCCTCCTAATGCAGGTGCGGTCATCACTTTATCCATTCCGATATAATGACAAGAAGCGCAATTTTTAATGAAGAGTTTTTCACCTTTTTCAAAAGAATCATTTTGAACAACATTGGCTTTTCTAAGTGGTTTTAATTTGTCGTCATTCGATTTTATAAAATGTGTTGTTCCCATAGCAGAGACAATAACTAACATAAAAAATATTATGCTTTTCTTCATGATTCTATTTTGTAGATTTTATCTTACAGCTTACATTCTGTTATTTTATGGTTTTGGATATTTTTGTACTCGAACTATTCCGTTAGGACTGAAGTCAAATATATAAAATGGCCTTTTTAATATTGCTTAAAATCTCAATTTTACAAAACCACTGTTAACTGCTATCCTATTTCTTTCAATCATATATTAAACCTATAATTTATCATTCCAGTTTTGTCAAAAGTGGGTATAAGAATTTTGGTTTCTTTTCCATTTAACTCAACTAACTTCCACTCATTTGAATTTATTAAATTCTCAAATAAGCTCTCTTTCTTTAAAAGTATACTTTCTTTAGTTTGATCAATTTCGGAAGTATTTAGATAAAATTCCGTTAATTCAGATGAGAATTTTATGTATTCAATTATTTGGTAGGAAATTGAATTTGTTGGTTTTAATAATAAATTAAAAAGACCACAAAGGTTTGGAAAATCTCTTTCTGCATTAGTGATATTTCCAATTAAAATGTTTCCGTAGTATAATTTCGATGTCATATCAGATGTCGTTTTGGGAGCTTTCTGCTACCGTTTGGAGTTTAATGCAGTGCTGGATTTCAGAAAAAAGGTCAACCTGCACTGACCTAGAATAGAAGTACAAAACTCCAAGTTTGTAAGTCACCCCGCCAGACGTAAAACATGTGCTAACAGTGATATTTTTATTTCTTAGTCGGTTTTGATGTCACTGTCGGTTTAACTTTTCCCTCAAGTAGGTCAATTACAGATTTCTTCAAGTCATCATATTTTAAATTGTCGTTAAAACCGATATTGAAAGTTGAATGTTCACCGTCTTTGCTCATACAGAGAAGATATTTGACTCCTCCTTGTTCCACTGAAATAGGCGAATATTCTGTCTGTATTCTAAATTCAATTTTTTCATCTGGATTTACTACATAAAACAAGTGTTTGTTGTAAATATTGCTTTTATCTCCTTCTTCATACCTCTCGTATGCCTGAATTAACTTGTCTTTCCACTTAAATTGATCATAACAAAACATATCTTCTAAATTGTCTTTTAGTAATCCTTTTTTATGAGCATCATATAATTTGTCTTTGTATGGCTTTGCCTTGTCATACTCTTTTCTGTGATAGTAGATTTGAATAAGTTTTGCGTAAGAATGATAGTCCGTCGGGTCTAATTGAATAAGTTCAACAAATGCCGGTTCTGCTTTATCATAGTTTCCTTTTAAAGATTCAAGTAGCCCAATGTTAAACAAGACATTTATATATGAGTTTGATTTTTTAGAGATTTTTGATTTTGCCGTGTAAAATGCTTCTAATGCTTTGTCACTCTGTTTTAAGTCAGAATAAATTTGTGCTATCATTGAATATGGTCTGTCAGGACATTCATTTTGTTCAGTTGCCTTTTTATAGCTTTCAAGTGCCAGGTCTTGCTTTTCAAGTTGGTAGTAGGAATCTCCAAGTCCGCTATAAAACTCTGCATCGTCTGGCTTTAGATTTATTGCTGTTTGAAAACACTTTATAGCATCGTTGTATTTTCCCATATAGTTCAATGTCGAAGCCTTTATGTAATGTGGTGCTGGGTCTTTACTGTTTTTGTTTATTGACAAGTCCATAAACTTGATGCAATTGTTGTCATCTTCTTTCATATAGTAAGCAAGTCCAATATAATACAGGGATCCTGCGGAATAGTCCTTAGATTTTGAGGCGTGTTGTTCAATTATCTTGTCATACTGTTTGTTTTCTGATAAGGCCTTTAACTCATCGGTGATTTTGTCTTGAGCAAAAATTGTCAAGCTATAAATTATCAAAATGAATGTTGTTAGTATTTTGTTCATTACTGTCGTTTTTAGAATTGGTGCTAACGGTTTGGGGGGTTGCTTTCGTTGACACGAGCGTCTCGCTCGTGTCAGTAGTACTTTCATTTATTATTTTAGTTTCCCATAATCAATTGGATTTTCTTCCCACCATTTTTCAGCGTCATTCCAAAGTTCTATAATTTCGTTTGCAATTTTTTTATAATTATCTGTGAATAAAGATTCTTTTCCATAATCAAACCAGTAATCTATATTTTGTTTATCGCTTCCTAACCGCATTCTATATACCACATCATGTGCAGTTACTTTGTTTTTTGGTATTTCTTTCCCCCAATGTGTAGTTATTCCGTTTGGATCACAGTTCGCTATTTCAACTACAAATTTTGTGTCATACAAACTATGTTGGAAAGTTAATAGATTGATCCTGTCTGATTGTTGCCTTCTAAAATGTGGAAGAGAACCTTTAAAACCTTTTTCACGTAAAAATGGTATAAAGATTTCTTTAAGTGCAATATCGATTTTATTTCTGTGTTCTTTTCTTTCCATTTTGTTAGTTTAAATAACGTATAACGTCCCGCCGGCTTTAATAAATTGCGCTAACCATTCCGTTAGGACTGAAGTCAAATATAAAAAACTAGCTTTAAATTTTGCCTAAAACCCCGATTACTTAAAAACCGCTGTTAGTGCTTCGTAGTGATAAAATCCAGGGTCTTAAAAATCAAATTACTTATGTCAGGTTTTTCAAAAACAAACTCAATTTTCCATTTTTTAGACAAAACATTGTCATAGTTGTTTAGTTGAGCTTTAATGTATTTAGTATTAGGAAGAATTTCGATCTCTTTAGGGTTGAGATTTAATACTTCGAAACGCAGAAAGACTTTGTCTTTAAAATTTTTAAGTGGAATTTTTATCGTAAATTTTCCGTTATTGTCTGTCATTACAAAATTTCCTTTCCCTTTCTCCAATACAACAACATTCGATAACGGTTCTAAATCCGATACTATTCCGCTTATTTCTACATGTTCAAAAATAGAATTTTCAACTGATTTTTTTTTGATTCCATCATCAGTTTCTTGAGAATAAAAACTAACCGTAAAAAAAAGTAATTTGAAAAGGATTATTTTCTTTACCAATATTTTAGATTTTCTTGAAAAAATCATCGCTGTCAATTTTTATGATAATCCTGATTAAGGTTTATGATTAATTTTATTACTGTTCAGTTCTCTATTTCTGCTACGTTTTGTCTACTTGCGCAACTAAACTCATGCCCGCGTCAGCAGAGCAGTTTTTTCCTTTGTGGACTATGTTCCCTTTATTATCATAAAGGTTTGTATAATTGTCATTATAGTTCCGACTTGTCACGCCTAGTTTGTCAAGTAAGAAATTTGATTTTTGCCTTATCGAAGTCCAGGTCTTGTGATTGTCAATAAACTCCCAATCCCAAATTTCTGTCGGAATTTCGTCAACCTCTTTCTTGAACATTAGCAGTTCGTTTTTTAGTGAGACCTCAATTAGTCCCATTCTGAAAACTGTCTCGAAACAAACTGGCGTAAAAGCATGTTCAAGCTCTTCATATAACTCAGCCAATGGGTCTATCAATATCGGAGCCATTTTGTCTAACTTCTCTGTGTCGTATGTGTATAAAATAATTGAATTGACAATGTTTGTATAATAAAAGTCAACGTGTTTGTCATATTCAATTTCTTCCTTGTCGGCTGATGATTTTTCTGACGATGTAGGTTTACTACCAAATATTGATTTCAAATTTATCCTCATTTCTCTCGGTTGTCAAAATTGCCCACAACCGTTTTAGGGCTTTGTGTTTGGCAGGTTTCGAAGTAAAAAGTTTCAATTTATTACTAAAGTTTATTAAAAGCTAAAAAAACCAAGTTTGCACATCAGCCCGCCAGACGCAAAACATGTGTTAGTGGCTGTTTTTAATCAATAATATTCGTAATTTCTATAATGAAATTCCTGAGTTCGCCTTAAATAAAAATTGTCTGTGATTAAACTGTCAAGTTCGTCAACAATTTCATTTAGTTTTTTGGTTCGCTCAACTTTTTCTTTTCCTAATGTTTCAAAATCAATTTTACTTTCGTCTTCTATTAGTTGTCTTAAAGATTTTATATAAAGTTCCTTTTGCTTATTTATATCATACGTTTTATCAAATTTATTTTTCTCCTTAGGGAAAAGGTAAACTGAATACTCAGCGTATCCTAAAATTCTAATCTGTTGGTGTCCGAAGTATGTTCCTCCGTATTGAAAATGCCCGAATAAAGAGTTTATTCTTGAATATATTTCAATAAGGTTCTTTCTTTGTTGAGCATACTTTGCGATACCGTTCTTTTGTTTTAAAAAGTATGCATATAAAGCATAGTAAACATCTTGTCCTTGTTCGCTTCCAAAGTCAACACTTTTTACAAAACAATAATAAAGCTTGTCAGGATGTTCCGGGAATTCTTGAAATAATTCAGGATGTTCGTCTACAATTTTATTGAAGTCTGATTTAGTAAATCTGAGAGTATCACTAATTTCGGTAGCAATTAAAATGGTGTCTTGTTGTGTATAATATTGTGAATTATCAATCTTTACAGTCTTAGTGTCTGCATTAGCAATAGTAACCTTGTCAACTTGTTTATGTTGATTATTACAGCTTAAAAGTCCGATTGTAATTGTCAGTATGTAGATTATATGTTTCAAGGTCGTCTTAAAATAGCCGCTAACGTCATGCCGGCTTTGAGAAGTTGGAGATTTTTGTTCCCGATCCATTCCGTTAGAACTGAAGCCAAATATATAAAAATGCCTTTAAATTTTGACTATACCTCAAATTTCTCAAAACCGCTGATAGCGGCAGTATTTTTTATCCGTACATTGTTGTATCATTAAAATTTTCTCCGTCAAATGATTGAGCAATTAGATAGTGATTTCCAAACATTCCGTTTTCAGAATAGAAAAAGTCAACAGAAGTGTCAGATAAAAATGTTATGCTATTTAACGTCAAGTTTTCGCTAAATGCTTGTTCATCTAACTCGGGTTCGTCATCTTCTTCATTTCTCCAATTGTCGTTATAGCTTTCTAAATACTCTTGAATAATCACTTTTTTTGCCTTTGACTCGTAAAGTTCAAATTGTCCAATTATTTTATTTACCAAGTTTATTGTCTTCTCTAATTCAACGTCATCTGGGTCTAGTGAAATTTCAATAGATTGTCCATTTACGACAAATTTCGTTTGGAAAGCGTTTTCATTATCAGGGTTTATCTTTAGATTTTCTTTTGTAATCTTATTCATAAAAGTAGTTTTTAATTCACTTATAGTTTTCAAAGTCAAAATTCAATTTTTAGTCTTATCCCCTCGCTGACACGAGTATCTCGCTTGTATAGAAACTGTATTCACGAGCGAGATGCTCGTGTCAGCAGGGTGTGCCATACCCGCAAGAACATGAAATAAGTTTGCCGAGATATAAAATGCCATACTGACAGAAAAATATGTCTGTATGGCATTTTCTTAAAACACAACAAAACATGTTAATGTTATGACAATCAAACCATTAAATAAATCATAAAATATTTTACAATTAAATGAGATAAAAGCAATATTTTGGCATGACAGTTGTCATTATCAATACCGCTTTAATGAATGTTCTAAAATTGACCCTTCAGGACATTTGGAGAACCATTGAAAAGAAGGTTCTCAATAATAAGTGAGCAAAAATAAATATTTCTCCAATTTCTGCAAATTTTAAAGCCGATTTCTTTTCCGGAACTCAACGCCGATATAAAGATTGAGATTAATCCCTAAAAAAACAAAAACATGGGAAAAAATCAACACATTACACCGCATCCTGACGGAGG contains:
- a CDS encoding carboxypeptidase-like regulatory domain-containing protein; translated protein: MIFSRKSKILVKKIILFKLLFFTVSFYSQETDDGIKKKSVENSIFEHVEISGIVSDLEPLSNVVVLEKGKGNFVMTDNNGKFTIKIPLKNFKDKVFLRFEVLNLNPKEIEILPNTKYIKAQLNNYDNVLSKKWKIEFVFEKPDISNLIFKTLDFITTKH
- a CDS encoding c-type cytochrome, giving the protein MKKSIIFFMLVIVSAMGTTHFIKSNDDKLKPLRKANVVQNDSFEKGEKLFIKNCASCHYIGMDKVMTAPALGGITKRRKKNWLYKYTRNPHQMFKLGDSIAVNLREEGWGLMPSFINLTTYELDAIYYFIEERFEMSKKGIPVKTY
- a CDS encoding DUF7079 family protein, yielding MNISERKPIWIALSEFYLDTELEQKDFKRIALKMIESPFSLEEIKNINKYEVFPVLQANLSNIAGEWAGFDEKWLEESIVKSIEKRNYFRKLSIEFSYFINSWMCKKHWINTEKEYKKIKTTAVLRN
- a CDS encoding tetratricopeptide repeat protein, producing the protein MNKILTTFILIIYSLTIFAQDKITDELKALSENKQYDKIIEQHASKSKDYSAGSLYYIGLAYYMKEDDNNCIKFMDLSINKNSKDPAPHYIKASTLNYMGKYNDAIKCFQTAINLKPDDAEFYSGLGDSYYQLEKQDLALESYKKATEQNECPDRPYSMIAQIYSDLKQSDKALEAFYTAKSKISKKSNSYINVLFNIGLLESLKGNYDKAEPAFVELIQLDPTDYHSYAKLIQIYYHRKEYDKAKPYKDKLYDAHKKGLLKDNLEDMFCYDQFKWKDKLIQAYERYEEGDKSNIYNKHLFYVVNPDEKIEFRIQTEYSPISVEQGGVKYLLCMSKDGEHSTFNIGFNDNLKYDDLKKSVIDLLEGKVKPTVTSKPTKK
- a CDS encoding DUF4304 domain-containing protein; translated protein: MERKEHRNKIDIALKEIFIPFLREKGFKGSLPHFRRQQSDRINLLTFQHSLYDTKFVVEIANCDPNGITTHWGKEIPKNKVTAHDVVYRMRLGSDKQNIDYWFDYGKESLFTDNYKKIANEIIELWNDAEKWWEENPIDYGKLK
- a CDS encoding DUF6678 family protein, yielding MTNNKDNYSIHASKLEKEILKRTSFMNNAKWFKLFSEIENENIKIHSAYIKFLLTDRKYKFHFGGFDETGFGDVSELGPFKFKEIEWLLIPDKYETERWNRNEKLTSEIIDQPLDTLEKIINLLGQFEYDRTEDGLKIYGYK
- a CDS encoding DUF2262 domain-containing protein; translated protein: MNKITKENLKINPDNENAFQTKFVVNGQSIEISLDPDDVELEKTINLVNKIIGQFELYESKAKKVIIQEYLESYNDNWRNEEDDEPELDEQAFSENLTLNSITFLSDTSVDFFYSENGMFGNHYLIAQSFDGENFNDTTMYG